From Prevotella melaninogenica, the proteins below share one genomic window:
- the mazG gene encoding nucleoside triphosphate pyrophosphohydrolase has product MHTKEDKLKAFSRLLDIQERLRKECPWDSKQTNESLRPNTIEETFELADALLKNDSKNICKELGDVMEHVIFYSMLGEEKGDFDVADVCNAQSDKLMFRHDFIDWTGWSVTRSDMVVNAAGQVVYKDEEHRADNNVQSSTPNTASQVESTWEQRKQRERDGNTSVLSGVPNSLPSLIKAYRIQDKARNVGFDWEEKEQVWDKVYEELGELKNEMMKEDKQRSTEEFGDFLFSLINAARLYHLNPDNALEHTNQKFIKRFNYIEEAAKAKGVTIKDLTLAEMDELWNQAKAVNN; this is encoded by the coding sequence TTGCATACTAAAGAAGATAAACTGAAAGCTTTTTCCCGACTTTTAGACATTCAAGAACGACTCCGAAAGGAGTGTCCATGGGATAGTAAACAGACCAATGAAAGCCTCCGCCCCAATACGATTGAAGAGACCTTTGAGTTGGCAGATGCGCTCTTAAAAAATGACTCAAAGAATATCTGTAAAGAGCTTGGAGACGTCATGGAACATGTTATCTTCTATTCTATGTTGGGTGAAGAAAAGGGGGATTTTGATGTTGCTGATGTCTGCAATGCGCAATCCGACAAACTTATGTTTCGACATGATTTTATCGATTGGACGGGTTGGAGCGTGACACGTTCTGATATGGTAGTTAATGCTGCAGGACAAGTAGTTTACAAAGATGAAGAACATCGGGCTGATAATAACGTACAGTCGTCAACTCCTAACACTGCTTCTCAAGTGGAATCTACATGGGAACAGCGCAAGCAACGTGAACGTGACGGAAATACTTCGGTACTCTCTGGTGTGCCAAATTCACTACCAAGTCTCATTAAGGCTTACCGCATCCAAGACAAAGCACGCAATGTTGGTTTTGATTGGGAAGAGAAAGAGCAGGTTTGGGATAAGGTATATGAAGAATTAGGAGAACTGAAGAATGAGATGATGAAGGAGGATAAGCAACGTTCAACAGAAGAATTTGGTGACTTCTTATTCTCTCTCATTAATGCAGCACGCCTCTATCATTTGAATCCTGATAATGCTCTTGAGCACACGAATCAGAAGTTTATTAAACGATTTAACTATATTGAGGAAGCTGCTAAGGCAAAGGGCGTTACGATAAAAGACTTAACTCTTGCTGAAATGGATGAGTTATGGAATCAAGCCAAGGCTGTTAACAATTAA
- a CDS encoding ribonuclease Z gives MEPFKVHILGCGSALPTLQHNASSQVVELREKLFMIDCGEGTQIQLRRSRIHFSKIIAVFISHLHGDHCFGLPGMISTFGMTGRTAPLHIYAPAAFEPILDQTLNFFCQGLEFEVVFHAVDTKQNKVVYEDRSLTVETIPLQHRIDCCGYLFREKPTLPHIRRDMIDFYHIPISQINNIKAGADWVTPEGDVIPNSKLTTPAAPARSYAYCSDTRYIKTLHNLVKDVSTLYHESTYAAQDADRARLYWHSTSQQAAQVARDAAAGKLLLGHYSARYGNEQQLLDEAKEIFPNTFLTQEGASFDI, from the coding sequence ATGGAACCATTCAAAGTACATATTCTTGGTTGCGGTAGTGCGTTACCAACTTTGCAACATAATGCTTCTTCCCAAGTTGTTGAGCTTAGGGAGAAGCTTTTTATGATTGATTGCGGAGAAGGAACACAGATACAACTTCGTCGGTCGCGCATACATTTCTCAAAGATTATTGCCGTTTTTATTAGCCACTTGCATGGTGATCATTGCTTTGGCTTGCCTGGTATGATCTCAACCTTTGGAATGACAGGGCGTACGGCTCCGTTACATATCTACGCTCCCGCTGCGTTTGAGCCTATTCTTGACCAGACACTGAACTTTTTTTGTCAGGGGTTAGAGTTTGAAGTAGTGTTTCATGCTGTTGATACAAAGCAGAATAAGGTGGTTTACGAGGATAGGAGTCTGACGGTTGAAACAATCCCTTTGCAGCATCGTATTGATTGTTGTGGTTATTTGTTCCGTGAGAAACCAACCCTACCACATATCCGTCGTGACATGATAGACTTTTATCATATTCCTATCAGTCAGATTAATAATATAAAGGCGGGAGCTGATTGGGTAACGCCAGAGGGTGATGTGATTCCTAATAGTAAGCTAACAACCCCTGCTGCACCTGCTCGTAGCTATGCTTATTGCTCTGATACGCGATACATTAAAACCCTCCATAATCTTGTAAAAGACGTAAGTACGCTTTATCATGAAAGTACATACGCAGCACAAGATGCTGATCGTGCTCGTCTTTATTGGCATAGTACGTCGCAGCAAGCAGCACAGGTGGCTCGGGATGCAGCTGCAGGGAAACTTCTTTTAGGGCATTACTCAGCACGTTATGGTAATGAACAGCAGCTATTAGATGAAGCTAAAGAAATATTTCCTAATACTTTCCTGACACAAGAAGGTGCAAGTTTTGATATATAA
- the rpsF gene encoding 30S ribosomal protein S6 produces MNQYETVFILTPVLSDEQMKETVAKFKKLLTDNGAEILNEEAWGLKKLAYNIQKKSSGFYALLEFNAEPTVIDTLETGFRRDEKVIRYITVKQDKYSAAYAEKRRAKWAAKKEA; encoded by the coding sequence ATGAATCAATACGAAACCGTTTTCATTTTGACTCCCGTTTTGTCTGATGAACAGATGAAGGAAACGGTCGCTAAATTCAAGAAACTGCTCACCGACAATGGCGCTGAGATCTTGAACGAGGAGGCCTGGGGTTTGAAGAAGTTGGCTTACAACATCCAGAAGAAGTCATCTGGCTTCTACGCATTGTTGGAGTTCAACGCAGAACCAACAGTTATCGACACTCTCGAGACCGGCTTCCGTCGTGACGAGAAGGTTATTCGTTACATCACCGTTAAGCAGGACAAGTATTCTGCAGCTTATGCTGAGAAGCGTCGTGCTAAATGGGCAGCTAAAAAGGAGGCTTAA
- the rpsR gene encoding 30S ribosomal protein S18: MAEQKSEIRYLTAPSIDTKKKKYCRFKKSGIKYIDYKDGEFLKKFLNEQGKILPRRITGTSLKYQRRVAQAVKRARQIALLPYVTDLMK; this comes from the coding sequence ATGGCAGAGCAGAAATCAGAAATCCGTTATTTGACCGCTCCTTCTATCGATACAAAGAAGAAGAAGTATTGCCGTTTCAAGAAGAGCGGTATTAAGTACATCGATTATAAGGATGGCGAGTTCTTGAAGAAGTTCCTCAATGAGCAGGGTAAGATTCTTCCTCGTCGTATTACAGGTACTTCTTTGAAGTATCAGCGTCGTGTGGCTCAAGCTGTTAAGCGTGCACGCCAGATTGCGCTCCTTCCATACGTAACCGATTTGATGAAGTAA
- the rplI gene encoding 50S ribosomal protein L9 — protein MEIILKEDIIGLGYKNDIVNVKNGYGRNYLIPTGKGIIASPSAKKQLAENLKQQASKLAALKAEAEKKAAQLDGVELVIATKVSATGVTYGSVNAATVVEELAKRGIEIDRKIVTMRDMKKVGTSEATVHFHKEVEVKIPVTVVAENQPAPAVEEAPVEQPAEAPVAEEETPAAE, from the coding sequence ATGGAAATTATTTTGAAAGAAGATATTATCGGTCTTGGATACAAGAACGATATCGTTAATGTGAAGAACGGCTATGGCCGTAACTATCTCATCCCAACTGGTAAGGGTATCATCGCTTCTCCATCTGCAAAGAAGCAGTTGGCAGAGAACTTGAAGCAGCAGGCTTCTAAGCTCGCAGCTCTCAAGGCTGAGGCAGAGAAGAAGGCAGCTCAGTTGGATGGTGTAGAGCTTGTTATTGCAACTAAGGTATCTGCTACTGGCGTAACTTACGGTTCAGTTAACGCAGCTACTGTTGTTGAGGAACTCGCTAAGCGCGGTATTGAAATTGATCGTAAGATTGTTACAATGCGCGATATGAAGAAGGTTGGCACATCTGAGGCTACTGTACACTTCCACAAGGAGGTTGAGGTTAAGATTCCTGTAACTGTTGTTGCAGAGAACCAGCCTGCACCTGCTGTTGAGGAGGCTCCAGTAGAGCAGCCAGCAGAGGCACCTGTAGCTGAGGAGGAGACTCCAGCAGCTGAGTAA
- a CDS encoding AAA family ATPase, whose translation MKRIVLTGGPCAGKTTALVKIIEHFSSLGYKVFIIPEVPTLFSQAGMDYLTDNAAFFYEGEKATLEVQLALEDKFTRMAETIDKPTIIVCDRGTMDISAYMKPEMWKEITAGVGTTSEELRARYDAVLHLVSAADGAEQFYTTANNAERKEGLELARELDKKVIQAWSEHPHLRVINNHENFDTKINRVIQDISNVLEIPQQIVEERKYIVRLTGEIPDAIESEITQTYLTSEPRSEVRLRRRTLNGVSVNVRTTKKTLPNNEQVVTERQIDNNLYESLMRQADPYRQSIHKIRKTFIWRGQFFELDTYLAPTSNLQILETKGIVDHEDVNFPPFIEVLEDITGNTEYYNYNLALKR comes from the coding sequence ATGAAACGAATTGTACTTACCGGCGGACCTTGTGCCGGAAAAACGACAGCACTTGTCAAGATTATTGAGCATTTCTCAAGTCTTGGTTATAAAGTGTTTATCATTCCAGAAGTTCCAACGCTCTTCTCTCAAGCGGGTATGGATTATCTTACGGATAATGCCGCGTTCTTCTATGAAGGAGAGAAGGCAACATTGGAGGTTCAGCTTGCTTTGGAAGATAAGTTTACGCGTATGGCTGAGACCATTGATAAACCTACGATTATAGTATGTGATCGTGGTACAATGGATATCTCTGCTTATATGAAGCCAGAGATGTGGAAAGAGATTACAGCTGGTGTAGGAACAACTTCTGAGGAACTTCGTGCTCGTTATGATGCAGTTCTTCACCTTGTGAGTGCTGCGGATGGAGCAGAACAGTTCTATACCACTGCTAATAATGCTGAACGTAAGGAAGGACTTGAGCTTGCACGTGAACTTGATAAGAAGGTTATTCAGGCTTGGTCAGAGCATCCGCACTTGCGTGTAATCAACAATCACGAGAACTTTGACACAAAGATTAATCGTGTTATACAAGATATTTCTAATGTATTGGAGATTCCACAGCAGATAGTTGAGGAGCGTAAATACATTGTTCGATTGACAGGTGAGATTCCTGATGCTATCGAAAGTGAGATTACACAGACCTATCTAACCTCAGAACCTCGCAGTGAGGTGCGTCTACGTCGTCGTACTCTGAATGGTGTTTCGGTTAATGTTCGTACAACAAAGAAGACTTTACCGAATAATGAACAGGTCGTTACTGAGCGACAGATAGATAATAATCTATATGAATCATTGATGCGTCAGGCAGATCCTTATCGTCAGTCTATCCACAAGATTCGCAAGACCTTTATCTGGCGTGGTCAGTTCTTTGAACTTGACACTTATCTTGCACCTACCTCTAATCTTCAGATTTTGGAGACAAAGGGAATCGTTGATCATGAGGATGTGAACTTCCCTCCATTCATAGAAGTACTTGAGGACATCACTGGTAATACGGAATATTATAACTACAATTTAGCTTTGAAGAGATAA
- a CDS encoding Gfo/Idh/MocA family protein, with product MSIRKSIAAAFILGSLLLPSSVSAQFNWPYKVTNGKAVTEVPVRAAGQESALNMTTPKLKVVRVAFVGLGMRGHDAVERWTHIPGIQVMALCDYERDRAERCQEYLRKASMPAADIYSGEDGYKELCKRKDIDLVYIAPDWKHHFLVAYEAMNNGKHVAVEVPAAMNLTEIWKLIDISEKKRLHCMMLENCCYDFFELNSLNMAQKDVFGEILYVQGAYRHELSKFWDAYWKKDAQDKLGWRLDYNQKFRGDVYATHGLGPIAQVLNIHRGDKMNTLVAMDTKSVNGKKQVEKMTGEPCKEFRNGDQTTTLISTENGKVIEIHHNVMTPQPYNRMYQLTGTKGFANKYPFEGFALSAEEMKKSGVTPSSDNLSGHSYLSQVDTKALIEKYESPIVAKYEKQAKEVGGHGGMDFIMDSRLVYCLQNGLPLDIDVYDLAEWCCLAELGSISMDNGNIPVEVPDFTRGEWNKVKGFHHAYASPADEAQAAADAMDFTTKLKEKGKKYWEKVDKATKKK from the coding sequence ATGAGTATCAGAAAATCAATAGCTGCTGCGTTTATTCTTGGTAGCTTACTCTTACCATCAAGCGTATCGGCTCAATTCAATTGGCCATACAAGGTGACCAATGGAAAAGCTGTAACAGAAGTTCCAGTACGTGCAGCTGGACAGGAAAGTGCGTTGAACATGACGACACCTAAGTTAAAGGTTGTTCGCGTAGCTTTTGTTGGTTTAGGAATGCGCGGTCATGATGCTGTAGAGCGTTGGACACACATCCCAGGCATCCAAGTAATGGCTCTCTGCGATTATGAGCGTGACAGAGCTGAGAGATGTCAAGAATATCTGCGTAAAGCAAGTATGCCTGCAGCCGACATTTACTCTGGCGAAGATGGATACAAGGAGCTTTGCAAGCGTAAGGATATTGACCTTGTGTATATTGCTCCTGACTGGAAGCACCACTTCCTTGTTGCCTACGAGGCTATGAATAATGGTAAGCACGTTGCTGTAGAAGTACCTGCTGCCATGAACCTTACAGAAATTTGGAAACTCATCGATATATCTGAGAAGAAGCGTCTGCACTGTATGATGCTTGAGAACTGCTGCTATGACTTCTTTGAGTTGAACTCACTAAACATGGCACAGAAAGATGTCTTCGGTGAGATTCTTTATGTTCAGGGTGCCTATCGTCATGAACTATCTAAATTCTGGGACGCATATTGGAAGAAAGATGCACAGGACAAGTTAGGTTGGAGATTGGATTACAATCAGAAGTTCCGTGGTGATGTCTACGCTACTCATGGCTTAGGTCCTATCGCACAGGTTCTGAATATCCACAGAGGTGACAAGATGAATACGCTTGTTGCAATGGACACAAAGTCTGTTAACGGTAAGAAACAGGTTGAAAAGATGACCGGTGAACCTTGTAAAGAGTTCCGTAATGGTGACCAAACAACCACCCTTATCAGCACTGAAAACGGAAAAGTTATTGAGATTCATCATAACGTAATGACTCCACAGCCATACAACCGTATGTATCAGCTTACTGGTACAAAGGGTTTTGCCAATAAATATCCTTTTGAAGGCTTTGCGCTTTCTGCTGAGGAGATGAAGAAATCAGGTGTTACTCCGTCATCTGACAACCTTTCAGGTCACTCTTATCTGTCACAGGTTGATACAAAAGCATTGATAGAGAAGTATGAGAGTCCTATCGTTGCTAAATATGAGAAGCAGGCAAAAGAAGTTGGTGGACATGGTGGTATGGACTTTATCATGGACTCACGTTTGGTTTACTGCTTGCAGAATGGTCTTCCTTTGGACATTGACGTTTATGACTTGGCAGAATGGTGCTGCTTAGCAGAGTTAGGTTCTATCTCTATGGACAATGGTAACATCCCTGTAGAGGTGCCTGATTTCACACGCGGAGAGTGGAATAAGGTTAAGGGATTCCACCACGCTTACGCATCTCCTGCTGATGAAGCACAGGCTGCAGCAGACGCAATGGACTTCACAACTAAGTTGAAGGAAAAAGGTAAAAAATACTGGGAGAAGGTCGACAAGGCTACAAAGAAGAAGTAA
- a CDS encoding DnaJ domain-containing protein — protein MAFIDYYKILGVDRNIPQKDVRAAYRKRAKQFHPDLHPNDPKAKAKFQALSEAFEVIGDPDKRAKYDKYGEQWRNAEAYENAGGFGGAQGGQGGGNPFGGFDFNSFGNGGGGFSSFFQDLFGGGGRRRSSGFNTGRTQSQRPTGQMEATVGIDLYTALLGGEVIIQLSGGQKLKLKVKPLTQGGTKVRLRGKGYDRGDGTFGDLIITYNVKLPDHLTDRQKELIEQMRREG, from the coding sequence ATGGCATTTATAGATTATTATAAGATTCTTGGTGTTGACCGCAACATCCCTCAAAAAGATGTGCGAGCAGCTTATAGAAAGAGAGCTAAGCAGTTTCATCCTGACTTACATCCAAACGACCCAAAGGCAAAAGCTAAATTCCAAGCATTGAGCGAGGCGTTTGAAGTTATTGGTGATCCTGACAAGCGAGCTAAATACGATAAATACGGAGAGCAGTGGCGTAATGCTGAAGCCTACGAGAACGCTGGTGGATTCGGTGGAGCCCAAGGTGGACAAGGTGGAGGTAACCCATTTGGCGGATTCGACTTTAATAGTTTCGGTAATGGCGGAGGTGGCTTTAGCAGCTTCTTCCAAGACCTATTCGGAGGCGGTGGACGTCGCCGTTCATCTGGTTTCAACACTGGTAGAACACAAAGCCAACGTCCTACAGGACAAATGGAGGCTACTGTTGGTATCGACCTTTACACCGCTTTATTAGGAGGTGAGGTAATCATCCAACTGTCAGGAGGGCAGAAACTGAAACTGAAGGTAAAACCATTGACACAAGGTGGAACAAAGGTACGCCTACGTGGTAAGGGTTATGACCGAGGCGATGGTACCTTCGGCGACCTTATTATCACCTACAATGTGAAACTTCCTGACCACCTCACTGACCGTCAGAAAGAACTGATTGAGCAGATGAGACGCGAAGGATAA
- the nspC gene encoding carboxynorspermidine decarboxylase, with product MKINPLTYAELSRPMYVLEETRLRENLNLIAHVAKEADVEIILAFKAYALWRTFPIFREYIKATTASSLFEARLGFEEFGAPTHTFSPGYTDYEIDDIARCSSHLVFNSLTQYERFHVRAKIENEKLSFGLRVNPEYSEVETLIYNPCAPGTRFGISSDKLPETLPEDIDGFHIHCHCESGSDVFERTLVHIEEKFTKWFPQLKWINFGGGHLMTRKDYDVKRLIHVLRGFRKRYPWLKVILEPGSAFAWQTGPLVVQVVDIVEDYGIKTAILNASFTCHMPDCLEMPYHPTIRNAKLVDEDGTAKGEYTYRLGANSCLSGDWMGSWDFGHALEVGENIIFEDMLHYTTVKTNMFNGISHPAIALLHTDNELEMLREYTYEDYRDRMD from the coding sequence ATGAAAATAAATCCATTAACATACGCTGAACTCTCTCGCCCAATGTATGTGCTGGAAGAGACAAGGCTCAGAGAAAATCTAAACCTCATTGCTCACGTGGCAAAAGAGGCTGATGTTGAGATTATTCTCGCATTCAAAGCATACGCTTTATGGCGTACGTTTCCTATTTTTCGTGAGTATATCAAGGCTACAACAGCCTCCTCTCTCTTTGAAGCTCGACTTGGCTTTGAGGAATTTGGAGCACCCACACACACCTTCTCACCGGGCTATACGGATTATGAAATTGACGACATTGCTCGCTGTTCTTCTCATCTTGTATTTAATTCCTTGACACAATACGAGCGTTTTCACGTACGTGCCAAGATTGAAAATGAGAAGTTGAGTTTCGGTTTGCGTGTGAATCCTGAGTACTCAGAGGTAGAAACGCTCATTTATAACCCTTGTGCGCCTGGTACTCGCTTTGGAATATCATCCGATAAGCTACCAGAAACACTACCAGAGGACATTGATGGCTTTCATATCCACTGTCATTGCGAAAGTGGCAGCGATGTCTTCGAGCGTACCTTAGTACATATAGAAGAGAAGTTTACCAAGTGGTTCCCTCAACTAAAGTGGATAAACTTTGGTGGTGGTCATCTCATGACACGCAAAGACTATGACGTTAAACGTCTGATACATGTCCTACGAGGATTCCGCAAACGCTATCCGTGGCTTAAGGTTATCCTCGAACCAGGTAGTGCCTTTGCTTGGCAGACGGGTCCACTGGTAGTACAAGTTGTTGATATAGTAGAGGATTATGGCATAAAGACAGCTATCCTTAATGCAAGTTTTACTTGTCACATGCCTGATTGTCTTGAAATGCCTTACCACCCAACCATTCGTAATGCAAAACTTGTCGACGAAGATGGTACTGCAAAAGGCGAATATACCTACCGATTAGGTGCAAACAGCTGTTTGAGTGGTGACTGGATGGGTTCGTGGGACTTCGGCCATGCACTGGAAGTAGGCGAGAACATTATCTTTGAAGATATGCTCCACTACACGACTGTCAAGACAAATATGTTCAATGGTATCAGTCACCCAGCTATCGCCCTACTCCATACAGATAACGAACTCGAGATGCTTCGCGAATATACATACGAGGATTATCGTGACAGAATGGACTAA
- a CDS encoding thiamine-phosphate pyrophosphorylase, producing MKLVIMTKSTYFVEEDKILSMLFEEGLDSLHISKADTSPLYLERLLSLLPSEYHRKITIHQHFNMKNEFSLGGIHLDNSSVAVPRGYRGSLSRTCDDVMQLKAMKKQSDYVFLKNIHQPREQSEKEERVLSDLELDEAYRQGILGRHVYAMGGVTIDDIPILRELDFGGVVVRNDLWDKFRIYNEQNFSSIINHFRKLRALC from the coding sequence ATGAAACTGGTCATCATGACTAAGTCCACGTATTTTGTGGAAGAAGATAAGATTTTAAGTATGCTTTTCGAGGAAGGACTTGATAGTCTCCATATCTCGAAGGCAGATACTTCCCCACTTTATTTGGAGCGTCTTCTTTCACTTTTGCCTTCTGAATATCATCGTAAAATCACAATACATCAGCATTTTAATATGAAGAATGAGTTTTCTTTGGGTGGTATCCACTTGGATAACTCAAGTGTTGCTGTGCCTCGTGGCTATCGTGGCTCTCTAAGTAGAACTTGTGATGATGTAATGCAGCTAAAGGCTATGAAGAAACAATCGGACTATGTCTTTCTAAAGAATATCCACCAACCTCGTGAACAATCGGAAAAAGAAGAGCGTGTTCTCTCTGATCTTGAATTAGATGAGGCTTATAGGCAGGGCATTCTTGGGCGACATGTTTATGCAATGGGTGGTGTAACGATAGACGATATACCTATTCTTCGTGAGCTTGACTTTGGTGGAGTAGTGGTTCGGAACGACTTATGGGATAAGTTTCGTATTTATAATGAACAGAATTTTAGCTCTATCATTAATCACTTCCGTAAGTTACGTGCCCTCTGTTAA
- a CDS encoding ribose-phosphate pyrophosphokinase: MSENNSFLVFSGTKTRYLAEKICASLGCPLGNLVMTRFSDGEFVVSYEQSIRGKDVFLVQSTFPNSDNLMELLLMIDAAKRASARHIIAVMPYFGWARQDRKDKPRVSIGAKLVADLLSVAGIDRLITMDLHADQIQGFFNVPVDHLYASGVLLPYVQGLHLKDLVIASPDVGGSKRANTYAKYLGCPLVLCNKTRARANVVDTIQIIGDVKDKNVIIVDDMVDTAGTITKAADVMKEAGAKSVRAIASHCVMSGPATERVEASALEEMVFTDSIPYTDRCSKVKQISVADMFAETIQRVLNNESISSQYLI; this comes from the coding sequence ATGAGTGAAAATAACTCTTTTTTGGTATTCTCTGGTACAAAGACGAGATACCTTGCTGAGAAAATCTGCGCCAGCCTTGGCTGTCCGCTTGGTAACTTGGTGATGACCCGCTTCTCTGACGGCGAATTTGTCGTTTCTTACGAGCAGAGTATTCGTGGTAAGGATGTCTTCCTTGTACAGAGCACTTTCCCAAACTCTGACAACCTTATGGAGCTTCTCTTGATGATTGATGCGGCTAAGCGTGCTTCAGCTCGTCACATTATCGCTGTTATGCCTTATTTTGGTTGGGCGCGTCAAGACCGTAAGGATAAGCCACGTGTCAGCATTGGTGCGAAATTAGTAGCCGACTTGTTGAGTGTTGCTGGTATCGACCGTCTGATTACAATGGACTTACATGCAGATCAGATTCAGGGTTTCTTCAATGTTCCTGTTGACCATCTCTATGCAAGTGGTGTTCTTCTTCCTTATGTTCAGGGCTTACATTTGAAGGATCTTGTTATAGCAAGTCCTGATGTAGGTGGATCTAAGCGTGCTAATACTTACGCTAAGTATCTTGGTTGTCCACTGGTTCTTTGTAACAAGACTCGTGCACGTGCCAATGTCGTTGACACAATTCAGATTATTGGTGATGTGAAAGATAAGAACGTTATCATCGTTGATGATATGGTTGATACAGCAGGTACTATCACCAAGGCAGCTGACGTTATGAAGGAGGCAGGTGCTAAGAGTGTACGTGCTATTGCTTCTCATTGTGTGATGAGTGGTCCTGCTACTGAGCGTGTAGAGGCTTCTGCGTTGGAGGAGATGGTTTTCACAGACTCTATTCCATATACAGATCGTTGCTCAAAGGTAAAGCAGATTTCTGTAGCTGATATGTTTGCAGAAACAATCCAGCGTGTATTGAACAATGAGAGTATTTCAAGCCAGTACCTTATATAA
- a CDS encoding phosphatidylinositol-4-phosphate 5-kinase, whose product MKHKYIIILLLLLPSYLFAQDIEIGTCTTKDGGTYHGQMFRGKPNGKGKTTYKKGNVYEGDYMKGLRHGQGTYKFADGEKYVGQWFQDQQHGQGVYYFANGNRYDGLWYKDYQQGQGTMYYYNGDKYIGKWDHDKRSGEGKYIFANGAFYEGSWKNDMKNGQGSFNWPDHSSFTGNWVNNLKEGRGIYIYADGDEYNGEWKNDLQNGKGIYKFKDGESYDGEYLDGERTGQGIFRYKNGNQYSGHFLKGLKSGYGTMSWNNGDIYVGYWEKDMQNGQGKLTKKNKDVYEGQFRNGLLEGLIIIHYADGSKFRGSYHNGKRNGTAVEETAEGVRFEGNYRDDRRDGKFIERDKNGKVTASGYYERGKRYTN is encoded by the coding sequence GTGAAACATAAATATATCATCATATTGTTACTTCTTCTTCCTTCGTATCTCTTTGCACAAGACATAGAGATAGGTACTTGTACAACAAAGGATGGAGGAACTTATCATGGACAGATGTTCCGTGGTAAACCTAATGGTAAAGGAAAAACAACTTATAAGAAAGGTAATGTCTATGAAGGCGATTATATGAAAGGTTTACGCCATGGACAAGGAACCTATAAGTTTGCAGATGGTGAGAAGTATGTAGGTCAGTGGTTCCAAGATCAGCAACATGGGCAAGGTGTTTACTACTTTGCCAATGGTAATCGTTATGATGGTTTATGGTACAAGGACTATCAGCAGGGACAGGGAACAATGTATTATTACAATGGTGATAAGTATATTGGTAAATGGGATCATGACAAAAGAAGTGGTGAAGGAAAGTATATTTTTGCCAATGGAGCGTTTTATGAAGGCTCTTGGAAGAACGATATGAAGAATGGACAAGGAAGTTTCAATTGGCCAGACCACTCATCATTTACAGGAAATTGGGTGAATAACCTAAAAGAAGGTAGAGGTATTTATATTTATGCAGATGGTGATGAATATAATGGAGAGTGGAAGAATGATCTACAGAATGGTAAGGGAATCTATAAATTCAAGGATGGCGAAAGCTATGATGGTGAATATTTAGATGGCGAACGCACAGGACAAGGCATCTTCCGTTATAAGAATGGAAATCAATATTCTGGTCATTTCCTTAAAGGACTTAAGTCTGGCTATGGCACAATGTCATGGAATAATGGCGATATCTATGTAGGTTACTGGGAGAAAGATATGCAGAACGGACAGGGAAAACTGACCAAGAAGAATAAGGATGTGTATGAAGGGCAGTTCCGAAATGGTTTATTAGAAGGACTAATCATCATTCACTATGCTGATGGCAGTAAGTTTCGTGGCAGCTACCATAATGGTAAAAGAAATGGAACAGCTGTTGAGGAGACTGCAGAGGGTGTTCGTTTTGAAGGTAACTATCGTGATGACCGACGTGATGGAAAGTTCATTGAGCGTGATAAGAACGGTAAAGTAACTGCCAGTGGTTATTATGAAAGAGGGAAACGTTATACGAATTAG